The Elgaria multicarinata webbii isolate HBS135686 ecotype San Diego chromosome 1, rElgMul1.1.pri, whole genome shotgun sequence genome has a window encoding:
- the ARL5B gene encoding ADP-ribosylation factor-like protein 5B codes for MGLIFAKLWSFFCNQEHKVIIVGLDNAGKTTILYQFLMNEVVHTSPTIGSNVEEIIVKNTHFLMWDIGGQESLRSSWNTYYSNTEFIIFVVDSIDRERLSLTKEELYRMLAHEDLRKAAVLIFANKQDMKGCMTAAEISKYLTLSAIKDHPWHIQSCCALTGEGLCQGLEWMTSRIGVS; via the exons ATGGGTCTCATATTTGCTAAGCTGTGGAGCTTTTTCTGTAACCAGG AACACAAAGTGATAATTGTGGGACTTGACAATGCTGGAAAGACCACCATTCTATATCAATT TCTAATGAACGAGGTGGTTCACACTTCTCCCACGATAGGAAGTAACGTTGaagaaataatagtaaaaaacactcatttcctcATGTGGGATATCGGAGGGCAGGAGTCGTTACGGTCATCCTGGAACACCTATTACTCAAATACAGAG TTTATTATCTTTGTAGTTGACAGCATTGATCGAGAGAGACTGTCCCTCACAAAAGAAGAACTCTACAGAATGTTGGCCCATGAG GATTTGCGGAAGGCTGCAGTTCTCATCTTTGCAAACAAGCAAGATATGAAAGGTTGTATGACAGCAGCTGAAATTTCCAAGTACCTCACCCTTAGTGCCATAAAGGATCACCCTTGGCACATTCAGTCCTGTTGTGCACTAACAGGAGAAGG ATTGTGTCAAGGTCTGGAATGGATGACATCCCGAATTGGAGTAAGCTAA